In the genome of Oncorhynchus gorbuscha isolate QuinsamMale2020 ecotype Even-year linkage group LG05, OgorEven_v1.0, whole genome shotgun sequence, the window ttacactttatatgcaTCACAGAAAACTGCATTTGtcagtttattattattattatattttaaattaattatgaaatgatgaaaaatataaataacattccacccatgaggccaaagatgtcatgttttgtcattggttatcatgtcttgtctctgtgcttcccttctattcgtttccctctgctggtcttattaggttctttccctctttctatccctctctccccctccctctctccctctctcgctctctctctctatcgttccgttcctgctcccagctgttcctcatttctcctaactacctcatttactcttttcacacctgtcccctatgttgccctctgattagagcccctatttctccctctgttttccgcttctgtccttgtcggatccttgtatgatgttcgctgttctgtgtccttgtctcgccctgtcgtgttttaccttcttcagatgctgcgtgggagcaggtgtctaggtctgctacggccggtgccttcccgaagcaacctgcagtctatggtcgagtctccagtcattcctctctactgacgagtggatttcagttttcctgttttgttttcaccttgatatatccaggattatcacttttgtcaaatactggaataaagactctgttttcgttaagtcgcttttgggtcctcattcaccagcataacagaaggatccgaccaagaatggacccagcgactacggattctcacaacactgccgtcgagatccagggagctatgctcggcagacacgagcaggaattgtctgctgctcgtcatgctgttgagaccctggccggccaggtttccgacctctcaggacagtttcggagtcttcgtctcgtgccaccagcaacttcctggtcttccgagtctccggaacctagggttaataacccgccatgttactctgggcagcccactgagtgccgctcctttctcacccagtgtgatattgtgttctctctccaacccaacacatactctggagagagagctcggattgcttacgtcatttcactccttactggtcgggctcgggagtggggcacagctatctgggaggcaagcgctgagtgttctaacaattatctgaactttaaagaggagatgatacgggtttttgatcgttcagtttttggtaaggaggcttccagggccctggcttctctatgtcaaggtgatcgatccataacggattactctatagagtttcgcactcttgctgcctccagtgactggaacgagccggcgttgctcgctcgttttctggagggactccacgctgaggttaaagatgagattctctcccgggaggttccttccagcgtggactctttgattgcactcgccatccgcatagaacgacgggtagatcttcgtcaccgagctcgtggaagagagctcgcgttaacggtgtttcccctctccgcatctcaaccatcgcctccctccggctcagagactgagcccatgcagctgggaggtattcgcatctcgactaaggagagggaacggaggatcaccaaccgcctttgcctctattgcggttctgctggacattttgtcagttcatgtccagtaaaaggccagagctcatcagtaagcggagggctactggtgagcgctactactcaggtctctccatctagatcctgtactaccttgtcggtccatctacgctggaccggttcggctgcttcctgcagtgccttgatagactctagtggctgagggttgttttatggacgaagcatgggctcggaaacatgacattcctctcagacagttagggaagcccacgcccatgttcgccttagatggtagtcttctccccagtatcagatgtgagacactacctttaaccctcacagtatctggtaaccacagtgagaccatttcttttttgatttttcgttcaccttttacacctgttgttttgggtcatccctggctagtatgtcataatccttctattaattggtctagtaattctatgctatcctggaacgtttcttgtcatgtgaagtgtttaatgtctgctatccctcctgtttcttctgtcccctcttctcaggaggaacctggtgatttgacaggagtgccggaggaatatcatgatctgcgcacggtcttcagtcggtccagagccaactcccttcctcctcaccggtcgtatgattgtagtattgatctccttccggggaccactccccctcggggtagactatactctctgtcggctcccgaacgtaaggctctcgaggattatttgtctgtttctctcgacgccggtaccgtggtcccttcttcctctcccgccggagcggggtttttttttgttaagaagaaggacggtactctgcgcccctgcgtggattatcgagggctgaatgacataacggttaagaatcgttatccgcttccccttatgtcgtcagccttcgaaattctgcagggagccaggttctttactaagttggaccttcgtaacgcttaccatctcgtgcgcatcagagagggggacgagtggaaaacggcgtttaacactccgttagggcattttgagtaccgggttctgccgttcggtctcgctaatgctccagctgtttttcaggcattagttaatgatgtactgagagacatgctgaacatctttgtttttgtctaccttgacgatatcctgattttttcaccgtcactcgagattcatgttcagcacgttcgacgtgtactccagcgccttttagagaattgtctctacgtgaaggctgagaagtgcgcctttcatgtctcctctgtcacatttctcggttctgttatttccgctgaaggcattcagatggatcccgctaaggtccaggctgtcagtgattggcccgttccaaggtcacgtgtcgagttgcagcgctttctaggtgtcgccatcggaacgcaactatgatgtgggtaaccgcgaactgctcgccatccgcttagccctaggcgaatggcgacagtggttggagggggcgaccgttccttttgtcgtttggactgaccataagaaccttgagtacatccgttctgccaaacgacttaatgcacgtcaagcttgttgggcgttgtttttcgctcgtttcgagttcgtgatttcttatcgcccgggtaataagaacaccaagcctgatgccttatcccgtctctttagttcttctgtggcttctaccgaccccgaggggattcttcctgatgggcgtgttgtcgggttgactgtctggggaattgagagacaggttaagcaagcactcactcacactgcgtcaccgcgcgcttgtcctagtaaccttcttttcgttcctgtttctactcgtctggctgttcttcagtgggctcactctgccaagttagctggccaccccgggcgttcggggtacgcttgcttctattcgccagcggttttggtggcctactcaggagcgtgacacgcgccgtttcgtggctgcttgttcggactgcgcgcagactaagtcaggtaactctcctcctgccggtcgtctcagaccgcttcccattccttctcaaccatggtctcacatcgccttagacttcattaccggtctgccttcgtctgcggggaagactgtgattcttacggttgtcgataggttctctaaggcggcacatttcattcccctcgctaagcttccttccgctaaggagacggcacaaatcatcattgagaatgtgttcagaattcatggcctcccgttagacgccgtttcagacagaggtccgcaattcacgtcccagttttggagggagttctgtcgtttgattggtgcttccgtcagtctctcttccggttttcatccccagtctaacggtcaagcagaaagggccaatcagacgattggtcgcatattacgcagcctttcttttagaaaccctgcgtcttgggcagaacagctcccctgggcagaatacgctcacaactcgcttccttcgtctgctaccgggctatctccgtttcagagtagtctggggtaccagcctcctctgttctcgtcccagctcgccgagtccagcgttccctccgctcaggcgtttgtccaacgttgtgagcgcacctggaggagggtcaggtctgcactttgccgttacagggcgcagactgtgagagccgccaataaacgtaggattaagagtcctaggtattgtcgcggccagagagtgtggctttccactcgtaaccttccccttacgacagcttctcgcaagttgactccgcggttcattggtccgttccgtgtctcccaggtcgtcaatcctgtcgctgtgcgactgcttcttccgagacatcttcgtcgcgtccaccctgtcttccatgtctcctgtgtcaagccctttcttcgcgcccccgttcgtctcccccccccccgtccttgtcgagggcgcacctatttacaaggtacggaagatcatggacatgcgttctcggggacgtggtcaccagtacttagtggattgggagggttacggtcctgaggagaggagttgggttccatctcgggacgtgctggaccgttcgttgattgatgatttcctccgttgccgccagggttcctcctcgagtgcgccaggaggcgctcggtgagtgggggggtactgtcatgttttgtcattggttatcatgtcttgtctctgtgcttcccttctattcgtttccctctgctggtcttattaggttctttccctctttctatccctctctccccctccctctctccctctctcgctctctctctctatcgttccgttcctgctcccagctgttcctcttttctcctaactacctcatttactcttttcacacctgtcccctattttgccctctgattagagcccctatttctccctctgttttccgcttctgtccttgtcggatccttgtatgatgtttgctgttctgtgtccttgtctcgccctgtcgtgttttaccttcttcagatgctgcgtgggagcaggtgtctaggtctgctacggccggtgccttcccgaagcaacctgcagtctatggtcgagtctccagtcattcctctctactgacgagtggatttcagttttcctgttttgttttcaccttgatatatccaggattatcacttttgtcaaatactggaataaagactctgttttcgttaagtcgcttttgggtcctcattcaccagcataacaaaagAGGCGCTTTTTGTCATTTACTTCAGGAAAGGGTTGTTTCAAATGATCATCATCTAGTGAGAGGAACTGTGTTTTAATTGGCATCTGCTTCCTGTTGTTAGCCATCTCTTGGAAAACAAGTGGTGTGTTAAACATGGCTGAATTTAACTTTAGGTCACCCGTTACTTTGTGAATGATAaatgtgaaatgttttgttgcaAAGGGAAGTAATAGTTTTGATTGGGAAATGCATCGCctaatggttgtgtttttgtgtTCTTATGATTGGGAAATGCATCGCctaatggttgtgtttttgtgtTCTTATGATTGGGACCTACTGGCTTATTATGTCCGAGTGAATGGACTGCTTATCCTTTAACaccatgctgtgtgtgactgctgtctttccatcggccctatgcagtggtgtagtggtgctttaacaccatgctgtgtgtgactgctgtctttccatcggccctatgcagtggtgtagtggtgctttaacaccatgctgtgtgtgactgctgtctttccatcggccctatgcagtggtgcctggagaagtgggtataTACTCTAATTTTGTAAAGAATTTCCCAAATGACCCGCCCAGCGAAGGAATTTTATTTCATTCGTTTTCCACCTGGGGGTTGGGGGCTATACCCCTGATGCAAACAGCACATGATGACAGAATTGCTCATCACAAATAGCCTACTAATTGAGAGTTCGGACAAAACCTTTTCAATACCTGCTTTGCGTACACATTGTTGCCTTAGTTAGCATTTACTGATAGATATCATCAGTTGAAACgtctttatatttatatatatattatatatttagatTTATATATGTGGTATATACAAATACTTGCTTGATATATGTTTTCCAGTTTCTTgaaatactttgcaaatgcacttagtggttagagcgtttgactagtaactggaaggttgcaagttcaaacccccgagctgacaaggtacaaatctgtcattctgcccctgaacaggcagttaaccccactgttcctaggccgtcattgaaaataagaatttgttcttaactgacttgcctagttaaataaaggtttaaaaaaagaaaagatcTACTGGTCTACTAATTCCTTTTCAGTGCTTACATGTTCATACTGGTCCTCCGTCTGCGGGAATGAAACCCACACCCTAGCATCTCAAgcctcatgctctaccaactgagccacatcatCACATCTCATCATCACAAACCACTTGATGTCTCAATGTACTCAATTACTGTATTGGTCATTGTTTTCCTTCATGGTGAAGGAAAGTCTACAGGTACAAACCTAGATGACCAGCCTATGTACAATGCAGTACTGTACATTAAGTGGTTTgtaaggatggtaaattggtACTGCACAAAAAGTGGTTGTTTTACATGTTATTTGATAGAGAAAAATCTTTAATTTGATGGAGATGTTTTGTGTCTTTGCCCATAACTTTGCACCTTTAAAATTGTATATctgcatcaatgttgttgttttttacccccttttttgtgcaaagcaatgatgacggcacgtgtttccttgcaggtaaccatgattgacagaggaagaacaatggttccaagcaccaccctccctttgaagcttccagtctgttattcaaactcaatcagcatgacagagtgatctccagccttgtcctcgtcaacacacctgtgttaatgagagaatcactgacatgatgtcagctggtccttttgtggcagggctgaaatgcagtggaaatgtttttgggggattcagttcatttgcatgacaaagagggactttaatctgatcactcttcataacattctggagtatatgcaaattgccatcatacaaactgaggcagcagactttgtgaaaattaatatttgtgccaCGACTGTACTGTGCTTCCTCTGACATACTGTGTGCAAAGAAGCAGTGAGGATAggcagggtcatgtttcggaggacgcatggctcttgaccttcaccTATCCCGAGTCCGTTGGGaattgcagcaatgggacaagactgtaactaccaatttggatatcacaaaaaggcttcacaggcaaggatattgctgtcactaagattgcacctaaatcaaccatttatcggatcattaAGAACtttaaggagagcggttcaattgttgtgaagaagactTCAGGGCTCctaaagtccagcaagcaccaggaacgtctcctaaagttgattcagctgtgggatcagggcaccaccagtacagagcttgctcaggaatggcagcaggcaggtgtgagtgcatctacacgcacagtgaggcaaagacttttggaggatggcctggtgtcaagaagggcagcaaagaagacacttctctccaggaaaaacatcagggacagactgatattctgcaaaaggtacagggattggactgctgaggactggggtaaagtcattttctctgatgaatcccctttcccattgtttggggcatctggaaaaaaagattgtccggagaagacaaggtgagcgctaccatcagtcctgtgtcacgccaacagtaaagcatcctgagaccattcatgtgtggggttgcatctcagccaagggagtgggctcactcacaattttgcctaagaacacagccatgaatacagaatggtaccaacacatcctccgagagcaacttctcccaaccagcCAGGAAccgtttggtgatgaacaatgccttttccagcatgatggagtggcttggggaacaaaacatcaatattttgggtccatggccaggaaattccccagaccttaatcacaTTGAGagcttgtggtcaatcctcaagaggcgggtggacaaacaaaacccccaCAAATTCaaacaaactccaagcattgattatgcaggaatgggctgccatcagtcaggatgtggcccagaagataattgacagcatgccagggcggattgtataggtcttgaaaaagaagggtcaacactgcaagtattgacactttgcatcaacttcatgtaattgtcaataaaagcctttgacacttatgaaatgcttgtaattatacttcagtattccatagtaacatctgacaaaaatatctaaagacactgaagcagcaaactttgtgaaaattaatattggtgtcattctcaaaacttttgaccaCGACTGTACAACTGGTGACGAAGTCAGCATgcatgtgcccggcccgccacaaggagtcgctacagagcgatgggacaaggacatcccagccggccaaacgctggtccaattgtgcgccgcctcatggatCTCCCGGTTCATCCccagctgcgacacagcctgggatcaaacccgggtctgtagtgacacctcaagccttagaccgctgcgccactcagaagGCCATAACGGCCTTCATTTTGCTGGATACCAGGAAGAGtacagggatccataataaataaaaaataccttTTGATGTAAATGTTTGAGGACAAGGTtatgttctttctggattccattagaatgacaattGCAGAGTAAGAGACAGATATACAACTCTTACAATTCCAACTAATGAATCATGCAAGATAATGTTCTTAATTTTACCTCTAAAGTGGAGATGcttaaaaatgattttttttgccCGCTCTACAGACGTCTATATAGGTCTGTTAATACTAGTAAAGGGTCAGTGCACAAAAATCATATTTTTTCATTCATATTTTTCTTACATTCTGATATTTCAGCACCCCTATCTCCCGCGGCTATGTCCCTCGACTGATTTATATGCATTTATGTGCCAGACCACGCCCATGTGAATGTTTATTGGTCAATTACGGACATATTTCTTTAGGTACTTGTCTGAAAAATATTGGGTTAAGAGACTTTTGTCCATAGATGCCACATATCCAGTTTTGTGCAGATTGGTCATTCGTTGCCAGAAGAGTATCGTTTTAAGTGTTTATCACAACATTCTAAATGGCGGAAATCTATAATGGCGGACCTTATGGTTCCCTGAGACAAATGTGTTCCTTGTGAAGAGAGGGAACTAAGTACCGAATTTCACGACTTTAGGTCAAAAGGGGTGAGGGGTGTGACTTTTCAAAGTTTTCATTTTCAATCTCTTGTTATAGCGCCACCATCTggccaatcagtgtaattttgtaaatCCCGGATCTCTATGGCAAGCCGTATCATACACCCACCTTTCACTAACATATGAACGAATAAATGGAGACAGATTCAAAGTCCCCTCCCCGATTTCATCATGTGGGACAATAATTGTCTGAACGATTGTAGTCTACAGCGCCACAGAAACGTATGGCTCCTACTACAACCATAGAGTCAAAGACTGTGATAGAGTATTCCAGCCAGCTCGTAAATCTATATCCGGTTGGAAATACGAAAACTTCCGGTGAACTTCCTGGTTTTGTTTGCATAGCGGCTAACTTTGCTAGCTATGTCATTTCCAACTATTTAAAACGCTCTTTGTATGTCCGTGACTCAAACTGTGTTGGAAACGTTAAAACGCACTCTGTCGTTGACAAGACCTGCAATGGCTTGCTCTTAGTCATGCAAGTAACATTAGTTGAAATGTAGTAACTGTTAGCTAACGGCTAACTTGACAGCTAATGTAGCTAGGATAGGAATAGGATATGCTGTTAGGaagttagccagccagccaacacGGATTATGTTTCTGCTTATTCGTCTGTTATGCTTCTACTTGTTTTAAATAACTTCTGCGCTATGGACACCGAGGGAATAGAGATCCGTATAAAGACTCCCGTCGGGGATATGGACTCGTCCGTGGACTGCCCATCACTTTTGAGCTTCAATGACTTGTTGGTGAGCGCTAGCTACAGTTGCAAAGTTTCCAGTTGGCTAGGCTAAGGACCTAGCTAGTTAGCAACTGTTTTGCTTTACCGTTCATATCTTTCTAAATCTATTTTTGCAGGTCGCTATAAGGGATGTCATGCCCGAAACCACAATCACTGCGTTTGAATGTAAGTTACCTCATGAAAAGATTGACATTCTGAGATTTCATCAGCCTGGTTTCCTGTTGTGGAGACAGTTTTTCATTACACCAAACAAATGTTTAAGTCCGTTTGGCAGACTTCTACCCAACTATGTTTAGTTACAACTGAAAAGCTCCGTCTACTACTAGTACTCAGTTGCTACTTAACTTGCCTTTTTGGCTGTACTGTCCTTAATACCCAGTAAGATTGATTGTTTTCAGTTTTTGCACACCAAAAGGATCATGTAGGCCATGTTCCTGGGTGCAAGTTGCCTCTAGACACTGACCTTGGGTCAGTAGCATTTTCCTCACTAATGGTAGTGGAATGGGAtggggaagctgattctagatcggTACTAGGTGGAAACTTAGTCTGGACCAAGTTTGTGAAGCCAGGACCATTAGGCCTGCTTCCATTAAAGGCACAATATTTAAACTCTGGTCCTCACGTGTCTGATTTTCTTATCCTGTAACTTTAGGATGAATGAATTGCTTTGTTGGATGTTATACATTGGCTTTCACTGTTACAAAGCAGTCATCTATTTAAAGGCAGAATACTCTGCGCAGGTGTAGAGCTGTGGTTGAGGGTAACACTCCCGGTACAAGTCACATATACAATTCCCCACTGGAGACCAGGGTTCAATCCCTGCATCCACCTTTCCTATTGTGTCCCCCACCTGCCAAAACCCCACTCTGATTTTCCATACTGTTTCAATAAAGTGTCAAAATACtctccaaaatatatatatttgaatacACATCACTGGACCTTGAGTGCTGAAGTTAATAACAGCATTGCTTTGATGGAATCATATTCTTAACTATTTGCTGTATTGATTTTGTTCAAATTAATCAATCTCTATTTAAACTATCATGATGATGACACAGCCCAATAACTATAGCTGTTGATAACACAGCCCAGTAACTATAGCTGTTGATAACACAGCCCAGTAACTACAGATGTTAATGATGACACAGCCCAGTAACTATAGCTGTTGATAACACAGCCCAGTAACTATAGCTGTTAATGACACAGCCCAGTAACTACTGCTGTTAATGATGACACAGCCCAGTAACTATAGCTGTTAATGATGACACAGCCCAGTAACTATAGCTGTTAATGATGACACAGCCCAGTAACTATAGCTGTTAATGATGACACAGCCCAGTAACTACAGCTGTTAATGATGACACAGCCCAGTAACTATAGCTGTTAATGATGACACAGCCCAGTAACTATAGCTGTTAATGATGACACAGCCCAGTAACTATAGCTGTTAATGATGACACAGCCCAGTAACTATAGCTGTTAATGATGACACAGCCCAGTAACTACAGCTGTTAATGATGACACAGCCCAGTAACTATAGCTGTTAATGATGACACAGCCCAGTAACTATAGCTGTTAATGATGACACAGCCCAGTAACTATAGCTGTTAATGATGACACAGCCCAGTAACTATAGCTGTTAATGATGACACAGCCCAGTAACTATAGCTGTTAATGATGACACAGCCCAGTAACTATAGCTGTTAATGATGACACAGCCCAGTAACTATAGCTGTTAATGATGACACAGCCCAGTAACTATAGCTGTTAATGATGACACAGCCCAGTAACTATAGCTGTTAATGATGACACAGCccagtaactatagtaactaACTAGCTGTTGATAACACAGCCCAGTAACTATAGCTGTTAATGATGACACAGCCCAGTAACTATAGCTGTTAATGATGACGACAGCTCAGTAACTACAGCTGTTAATGATGACACAGCCCAGTAACTATAGCTGTTAATGATGACACATCCCAGTAACTATAGCTGTTAATGATGACACAGCCCAGTAACTATAGCTGTTGATAACACAGCCCAGTAACTATAGCTGTTAATGATGACACAGCCCAGTAACTATAGCTGTTAATGATGACACAGCCCAGTAACTATAGCTGTTAATGATGACACAGCCCAGTAACTACAGCTGTTAATGATGACACAGCCCAGTAACTACTGCTGTTAATGATGACACAGCCCAGTAACTACTGCTGTTAATGATGACACAGCCCAGTAACTACAGCTGTTAATGATGACACAGCCCAGTAACTACTGCTGTTAATGATGACACAGCCCAGTAACTACAGCTGTTGATAACACAGCCCAGTAACTATAGCTGTTAATGTTGACACAGCCCAGTAACTACAGCTGTTGATAACACATCCCAGTAACTATAGCTGTTAATGATGACACAGCCCAGTAACTATAGCTGTTAATGATGACGACAGCCCAGTAACTATAGCTGTTAATGATGACACAGCCCAGTAACTACAGCTGTTAATGATGACACAGCCCAGTAACTACAGCTGTTAATGATGACAGCCCAGTAACTATAGCTGTTAATGATGACACAGCCCAGTAACTATAGCTGTTAATGATGACACAGCCCAGTAACTACAGCTGTTAATGATGACACAGCCCAGTAACTATAGCTGTTGATAACACAGCCCAGTAACTATAGCTGTTGATAACACAGCCCAGTAACTATAGCTGTTGATGATGACACAGCCCAGTAACTACAGCTGTTAATGATGACACAGCCCAGTAACTACAGCTGTTGATAACACAGCCCAGTAACTATAGCTGTTGATAACACAGCCCAGTAACTATAGCTGTTAATGATGACACAGCCCAGTAACTATAGCTGTTAATGATGACACAGCCCAGTAACTATAGCTGTTAATGATGACACAGCCCAGTAACTACAGCTGTTGATAACACATCCCAGTACCAGTAACTATAGCTGTTAATGATGACACAGCCCAGTAACTATAGCTGTTAATGATGACACAGCCCAGTAACTATAGCTGTTAATGATGACACATCCCAGTAACTATAGCTGTTAATGATAACACAGCCCAGTAACTATAGCTGTTAATGATGATGACAGCTCAGTAACTATAGCTGTTAATGATGACACAGCCCAGTAACT includes:
- the LOC124034993 gene encoding dual specificity mitogen-activated protein kinase kinase 5-like — translated: MLLLVLNNFCAMDTEGIEIRIKTPVGDMDSSVDCPSLLSFNDLLVAIRDVMPETTITAFEYEDEVGDRITVRSDEELKAMLSYVSIVLFNITLCWTPIPPVYLTRLPYPQFT